The Numida meleagris isolate 19003 breed g44 Domestic line chromosome 20, NumMel1.0, whole genome shotgun sequence genome has a window encoding:
- the TARDBP gene encoding TAR DNA-binding protein 43: MSEYIRVTEDENDEPIEIPSEDDGTVLLSTVTAQFPGACGLRYRNPVSQCMRGVRLVEGILHAPEAGWGNLVYVVNYPKDNKRKMDETDASSAVKVKRAVQKTSDLIVLGLPWKTTEQDLKEYFSTFGEVLMVQVKKDIKTGHSKGFGFVRFTDYETQVKVMSQRHMIDGRWCDCKLPNSKQSPDEPLRSRKVFVGRCTEDMTADELQQFFAQYGEVVDVFIPKPFRAFAFVTFADDQVAQSLCGEDLIIKGISVHISNAEPKHNSNRQLERGGRFGGNPGGFGNQGGFGNSRGGGGGLGNNQGSNMGGGMNFGAFSINPAMMAAAQAALQSSWGMMGMLASQQNQSGPSGNNQPQGNMQREQNQGFSSGNNSYGGSNSGAAIGWGSASNAGSSSGFNGGFGSSMDSKSSGWGM; the protein is encoded by the exons ATGTCGGAGTACATCCGGGTCACGGAGGACGAGAACGACGAACCCATCGAGATCCCCTCGGAGGATGACggcactgtgctgctgtccaCCGTGACGGCGCAGTTCCCCGGGGCGTGCGGGCTGCGCTACCGCAACCCGGTGTCGCAGTGCATGCGGGGCGTGCGGCTGGTGGAGGGGATCCTGCACGCCCCCGAGGCCGGCTGGGGAAACCTGGTCTATGTCGTGAACTACCCCAAAG ataataagagaaaaatggatgaaaCAGATGCGTCATCAGCCGTGAAGGTAAAACGAGCAGTACAGAAGACTTCGGACTTAATAGTCCTAGGTTTACCCTGGAAAACTACAGAACAAGACTTAAAGGAATACTTCAGTACATTTGGAGAAGTTCTCATGGTGCAG GTTAAGAAGGATATTAAGACTGGTCACTCAAAGGGTTTCGGTTTTGTTCGTTTTACCGATTATGAAACCCAAGTGAAAGTAATGTCCCAGCGACACATGATAGATGGCAGATGGTGTGACTGCAAACTTCCCAATTCTAAG CAAAGTCCTGACGAGCCTTTGCGAAGCAGAAAAGTGTTTGTTGGGCGCTGCACTGAGGACATGACAGCAGATGAACTCCAGCAGTTCTTTGCTCAGTACGGAGAAGTGGTAGATGTCTTCATTCCTAAACCCTTCCgagcttttgcttttgttacgTTTGCAGATGATCAG GTTGCCCAATCTCTTTGTGGAGAGGACTTGATCATTAAAGGAATCAGCGTACATATATCCAATGCTGAACCTAAGCACAATAGCAATAGGCAGTTAGAGAGAGGTGGAAGATTTGGTGGTAATCCAGGAGGCTTTGGGAATCAGGGGGGGTTTGGCAACAGCAGAGGAGGCGGGGGAGGACTGGGAAACAACCAGGGCAGTAACATGGGCGGGGGCATGAACTTCGGAGCCTTTAGCATCAACCCTGCCATGATGGCGGCAGcgcaggcagccctgcagagcagctgggggaTGATGGGCATGCTGGCCAGCCAGCAGAACCAGTCAGGGCCGTCGGGAAACAACCAGCCCCAAGGCAACATGCAGCGGGAACAGAATCAGGGCTTTAGCTCAGGAAATAACTCGTACGGTGGTTCCAACTCGGGAGCAGCGATAGGCTGGGGCTCAGCTTCCAACGCGGGTTCCAGCAGTGGGTTTAACGGAGGCTTTGGTTCAAGCATGGATTCCAAATCGTCAGGCTGGGGAATGTAG
- the MASP2 gene encoding mannan-binding lectin serine protease 2 isoform X2, with amino-acid sequence MQKHQRRFLPQGSEQGRLRQESSRMSRLLLLLAVLCGGVSSSIVLQKMYGRITSPDFPNPYPNHKERTWNITVPKGYAIRIYFTHFNLELSYQCEYDYVKLSSSGKTLATLCGQDSTDTEEAPGNKTYISIDNTLTVVFRSDYSNEKPFTGFEAFYAAEDIDECKQLFDGEPLCNHHCHNYVGGYYCSCRIGYILHENKRTCTARCQNQVFTQRTGEIASPDYPTPYPPLSTCSYNIQVEDGFLITLEFVETFNVEAHPEVLCPYDVLKIKTPKQEFGPFCGKTLPAKIETQTNAVTITFITDVSGAHNGWKVKYTAAGLPCPSPEAPPYGRIAPVQAQYTMGDHYALSCDIGYVLLENENVVMSFVAECQKNASWNKPMAKCIIVDCGQPEDIDSGAVTYLTGPEETTYNAAIQYQCEAPFYTMRAGSSGKYICSADGFWKNTEGEASLPVCEPVCGMQRSGAVERIYGGRRANPGQFPCFVDSCRTAALPASI; translated from the exons ATGCAAAAACATCAGAGGAGGTTCCTGCCCCAGGGCTCCGAGCAGGGCAGGCtcaggcaggagagcagcaggatgag CAGGCTGCTTCTCTTGCTAGCTGTGCTTTGCGGTGGAGTAAGCAGCAGCATTGTGCTGCAGAAAATGTACGGGAGGATCACTTCTCCTGACTTCCCAAATCCCTACCCGAATCACAAGGAGAGGACATGGAACATTACTGTCCCCAAAGGATATGCCATCCGCATCTACTTCACCCACTTCAATCTGGAGCTGTCCTACCAGTGTGAATACGATTACGTGAAG ctgagctccAGTGGGAAGACCTTGGCTACGCTGTGCGGACAGGATAGTACTGACACCGAGGAGGCTCCGGGCAACAAGACGTACATCTCCATTGACAACACCCTCACGGTCGTATTTCGATCTGACTACTCCAATGAGAAGCCATTCACAGGCTTTGAGGCCTTCTATGCTGCTGAAG ATATCGATGAGTGCAAACAGCTGTTTGATGGTGAACCCCTCTGCAATCATCACTGTCACAACTATGTGGGGGGCTACTATTGCAGCTGTCGGATTGGATACATACTGCATGAAAACAAGAGGACGTGCACAG CCCGGTGTCAGAACCAGGTTTTTACTCAAAGAACTGGAGAAATTGCCAGCCCTGACTATCCAACACCTTATCCCCCACTCAGCACCTGCAGCTACAATATCCAGGTAGAAGATGGCTTCCTGATCACGTTGGAATTCGTGGAGACCTTTAATGTGGAGGCACACCCAGAGGTGCTGTGCCCCTACGATGTACTGAAG ATTAAAACACCCAAACAGGAATTTGGCCCATTCTGTGGGAAGACTTTGCCTGCAAAAATTGAGACACAGACTAATGCTGTCACTATTACTTTCATCACTGATGTGTCAGGAGCACACAATGGGTGGAAGGTGAAATACACAGCAGCAG GTTTGCCATGCCCCAGTCCTGAAGCACCACCCTATGGCCGCATCGCACCAGTGCAGGCACAGTACACGATGGGCGACCACTATGCTCTTTCTTGTGACATCGGATATGTGCTGCTTGAA AATGAAAATGTTGTGATGTCTTTTGTAGCGGAATGTCAGAAGAATGCTTCTTGGAACAAACCCATGGCAAAGTGCATCA TTGTTGACTGCGGGCAGCCCGAGGACATAGACAGCGGTGCCGTCACGTACCTTACGGGACCTGAGGAGACGACCTACAATGCTGCAATTCAGTACCAGTGTGAAGCCCCCTTCTACACCAtgagggctggcagcagcg GTAAATATATCTGCAGTGCTGATGGATTCTGGAAGAACACCGAGGGAGAAGCATCACTGCCCGTCTGTGAGCCAG TTTGTGGGATGCAGAGAAGCGGAGCTGTAGAACGTATTTATGGAGGAAGGAGAGCCAACCCTGGACAATTTCCATG ctTTGTGGATTCTTGTAGGACAGCGGCATTACCAGCGAGCATTTGA
- the MASP2 gene encoding mannan-binding lectin serine protease 2 isoform X1 yields MYGRITSPDFPNPYPNHKERTWNITVPKGYAIRIYFTHFNLELSYQCEYDYVKLSSSGKTLATLCGQDSTDTEEAPGNKTYISIDNTLTVVFRSDYSNEKPFTGFEAFYAAEDIDECKQLFDGEPLCNHHCHNYVGGYYCSCRIGYILHENKRTCTARCQNQVFTQRTGEIASPDYPTPYPPLSTCSYNIQVEDGFLITLEFVETFNVEAHPEVLCPYDVLKIKTPKQEFGPFCGKTLPAKIETQTNAVTITFITDVSGAHNGWKVKYTAAGLPCPSPEAPPYGRIAPVQAQYTMGDHYALSCDIGYVLLENENVVMSFVAECQKNASWNKPMAKCIIVDCGQPEDIDSGAVTYLTGPEETTYNAAIQYQCEAPFYTMRAGSSGKYICSADGFWKNTEGEASLPVCEPVCGMQRSGAVERIYGGRRANPGQFPWQVMLITERGESGGGSLLYDSWVLTAAHVVAEQRNPSTLRIKLGILNKYSAHYEEVQAEQIFIHEGYKNDHVNFDNDIALIKLEHKVPMSATIAPICLPGKEGRFQVKASDTVTVSGWGRTETRSSSVVLLYTELMVINQEECTAAYANKSHNGNPLVVTENMLCAGAEQGGRDACHGDSGGPLVVMDAQTRKWFVIGIVSWALDCAVAGQYGVYTRVANYIPWIESTITSNS; encoded by the exons ATGTACGGGAGGATCACTTCTCCTGACTTCCCAAATCCCTACCCGAATCACAAGGAGAGGACATGGAACATTACTGTCCCCAAAGGATATGCCATCCGCATCTACTTCACCCACTTCAATCTGGAGCTGTCCTACCAGTGTGAATACGATTACGTGAAG ctgagctccAGTGGGAAGACCTTGGCTACGCTGTGCGGACAGGATAGTACTGACACCGAGGAGGCTCCGGGCAACAAGACGTACATCTCCATTGACAACACCCTCACGGTCGTATTTCGATCTGACTACTCCAATGAGAAGCCATTCACAGGCTTTGAGGCCTTCTATGCTGCTGAAG ATATCGATGAGTGCAAACAGCTGTTTGATGGTGAACCCCTCTGCAATCATCACTGTCACAACTATGTGGGGGGCTACTATTGCAGCTGTCGGATTGGATACATACTGCATGAAAACAAGAGGACGTGCACAG CCCGGTGTCAGAACCAGGTTTTTACTCAAAGAACTGGAGAAATTGCCAGCCCTGACTATCCAACACCTTATCCCCCACTCAGCACCTGCAGCTACAATATCCAGGTAGAAGATGGCTTCCTGATCACGTTGGAATTCGTGGAGACCTTTAATGTGGAGGCACACCCAGAGGTGCTGTGCCCCTACGATGTACTGAAG ATTAAAACACCCAAACAGGAATTTGGCCCATTCTGTGGGAAGACTTTGCCTGCAAAAATTGAGACACAGACTAATGCTGTCACTATTACTTTCATCACTGATGTGTCAGGAGCACACAATGGGTGGAAGGTGAAATACACAGCAGCAG GTTTGCCATGCCCCAGTCCTGAAGCACCACCCTATGGCCGCATCGCACCAGTGCAGGCACAGTACACGATGGGCGACCACTATGCTCTTTCTTGTGACATCGGATATGTGCTGCTTGAA AATGAAAATGTTGTGATGTCTTTTGTAGCGGAATGTCAGAAGAATGCTTCTTGGAACAAACCCATGGCAAAGTGCATCA TTGTTGACTGCGGGCAGCCCGAGGACATAGACAGCGGTGCCGTCACGTACCTTACGGGACCTGAGGAGACGACCTACAATGCTGCAATTCAGTACCAGTGTGAAGCCCCCTTCTACACCAtgagggctggcagcagcg GTAAATATATCTGCAGTGCTGATGGATTCTGGAAGAACACCGAGGGAGAAGCATCACTGCCCGTCTGTGAGCCAG TTTGTGGGATGCAGAGAAGCGGAGCTGTAGAACGTATTTATGGAGGAAGGAGAGCCAACCCTGGACAATTTCCATGGCAAGTGATGTTAATTACTGAGCGTGGAGAATCAGGAGGTGGATCACTTTTGTATGACAGCTGGGTTTTAACAGCTGCTCACGTTGTAGCCGAGCAGAGAAATCCCTCAACTTTGAGAATTAAATTGGGGATTTTGAACAAATATTCAGCTCACTATGAGGAAGTGCAGGCAGAGCAAATTTTTATTCATGAAGGTTACAAAAATGATCATGTTAATTTTGACAATGATATTGCATTGATTAAATTGGAACATAAAGTGCCCATGAGCGCCACTATTGCACCCATTTGTTTAcctggaaaagaaggaagatttcaGGTGAAAGCCAGTGACACTGTAACTGTATCGGGCTGGGGAAGAACTGAAACCAGGAGCTCTTCTGTGGTACTGCTGTACACTGAACTGATGGTTATCAACCAGGAAGAGTGTACAGCTGCGTATGCAAACAAATCACACAATGGCAACCCCCTCGTGGTGACAGAAAACATGCTGTGTGCTGGAGCTGAGCAAGGGGGCAGAGATGCCTGCCATGGGGACAGCGGGGGGCCACTCGTGGTCATGGATGCTCAGACCAGAAAGTGGTTTGTTATTGGTATCGTGTCCTGGGCTTTAGACTGCGCTGTTGCAGGGCAGTACGGGGTCTATACAAGAGTAGCCAACTATATACCTTGGATTGAAAGCACCATTACAAGTAATTCTTAG